The following coding sequences lie in one Xanthomonas hyacinthi genomic window:
- a CDS encoding Fic family protein: MLPAYTDIKKPDLDQLCEIFYQDCLEADYELSLIKNSSMTPWFEVPPLASNDFNLKYGLSGASLFIDDIARLPDPLAVKITNIESEAFEGELFLANCQIIRKSIGCRISEFRLLLNSVTGNISGESMDIRDGYARTSPDEHGRVFTYLCPTKIEDELSTAYELLLKHPPSLIGAAIAFTYLVALHPYRDFNGRLSRLVANSLIAPACVSSPHVYVQIKRIQLMSGNFFSVHVRRASLLGDWLPIIKTFRSSIKIFFLISKGGESHA; the protein is encoded by the coding sequence ATGCTTCCAGCATATACGGATATTAAAAAGCCCGACCTAGATCAGCTTTGCGAGATTTTCTATCAAGATTGCCTTGAGGCTGATTATGAATTAAGTCTCATAAAAAACTCGTCGATGACCCCCTGGTTTGAAGTTCCTCCTTTGGCAAGTAATGATTTCAATTTAAAATATGGCTTGAGTGGCGCTAGCCTTTTTATTGACGACATCGCTCGTCTCCCAGATCCACTGGCAGTTAAAATCACGAACATAGAAAGTGAAGCCTTCGAGGGCGAGCTATTTTTAGCTAATTGCCAGATAATCAGAAAATCGATTGGGTGTCGTATTAGCGAATTTAGATTATTGCTCAATAGTGTCACGGGGAATATCTCGGGGGAGAGTATGGATATTCGTGATGGATATGCACGTACTTCGCCCGATGAACACGGGCGAGTTTTTACTTATTTATGTCCCACAAAAATCGAAGACGAGCTGTCAACAGCTTATGAGTTGCTGTTAAAGCATCCTCCTTCACTAATTGGTGCGGCAATAGCTTTCACTTACTTGGTAGCGTTGCACCCATATCGCGATTTTAACGGCCGGCTTTCTCGTTTGGTTGCAAATTCCTTGATCGCCCCGGCCTGCGTTTCATCGCCCCATGTATATGTTCAAATTAAAAGAATACAGTTAATGTCCGGTAATTTTTTCTCAGTTCACGTAAGAAGAGCCTCTCTTCTTGGGGACTGGCTGCCCATAATAAAGACTTTTCGATCTTCGATTAAAATTTTCTTTCTGATCAGCAAGGGAGGAGAAAGCCACGCGTAA
- a CDS encoding IS30 family transposase codes for MGRQYSHLSSEERAVLQVERDRGTSLRGIGRRLGRSASTLSREIRRLDSGVYSAHAAALVYRSRRSRSVRARRLIAGAVLFEFVHDRLVFDRWSPQQIAATLRDMHPDDASQRVSHETIYAAIYAHPRGGLKQALVDALRQSKPTRGRRRTTAAARTWVPEELRIVHRPEAVEQRLLPGHWEGDLIKGAFNRSCVGTLVERKTRFVVLCRMDGCTADAALEGFTRQMKKLPAFLRESLTYDRGTELTCYEELMRRLNIDVWFADPYAPWQRGSNENTNGLLRQFLPKGVDLSQASQEYLNHVAKLMNGRPRQTLGWATPAAAMEKEILAFKSRVALDS; via the coding sequence ATGGGAAGACAGTACAGTCATCTGAGTAGTGAGGAACGCGCGGTGCTTCAGGTCGAACGCGATCGGGGAACGAGTCTTCGTGGGATCGGTCGCCGCCTGGGGCGTAGCGCATCGACGCTGAGCCGCGAGATCCGGCGTCTGGACAGCGGCGTGTACTCGGCGCATGCGGCAGCCCTGGTGTATCGATCGCGGCGATCGCGCAGCGTACGAGCACGCAGGCTGATCGCGGGCGCGGTGCTGTTCGAGTTCGTCCACGACCGTCTTGTGTTCGATCGCTGGTCGCCGCAGCAGATCGCGGCCACACTGCGGGACATGCATCCAGACGACGCCAGCCAGCGGGTCAGTCACGAGACGATCTACGCGGCCATCTACGCGCATCCGCGCGGCGGCCTGAAGCAGGCCCTGGTCGATGCATTGCGCCAGAGCAAGCCCACGCGAGGCCGCAGGCGCACCACAGCAGCGGCGCGCACCTGGGTACCGGAGGAGCTGCGCATCGTGCATCGGCCCGAAGCGGTGGAACAGCGCCTGCTGCCGGGGCATTGGGAGGGCGACCTGATCAAGGGCGCGTTCAACCGGTCCTGCGTGGGCACGCTGGTCGAGCGCAAGACACGCTTCGTGGTGCTGTGCAGGATGGATGGCTGCACCGCGGACGCCGCGCTGGAAGGCTTCACTCGCCAGATGAAGAAGCTGCCGGCCTTCCTGCGCGAGAGCCTGACCTACGACCGCGGAACGGAACTGACCTGTTACGAGGAGCTGATGCGACGGTTGAACATCGACGTGTGGTTCGCCGATCCGTATGCGCCGTGGCAGCGGGGCAGCAACGAGAACACCAATGGCCTGCTGCGCCAGTTCCTGCCCAAGGGCGTGGACTTGTCGCAAGCGAGCCAGGAGTACCTCAATCACGTCGCCAAGCTGATGAATGGGCGTCCTCGCCAGACATTAGGCTGGGCCACGCCGGCAGCGGCCATGGAGAAGGAAATCCTCGCCTTCAAATCACGTGTTGCACTTGATTCTTGA
- a CDS encoding biotin/lipoyl-binding protein, which produces MSSLFRPESLEARENELLGRVRSSVPSSLRFIAAMASLLFLGVVVFVCFATYARKIEIQGYLAPVGGDMKVVAPSSGTLKAIYVKVGGDKVKKGDLLAVISSEITSEKTNQFQLLLRKALAAGRLNFQVQHLTERRVLRWEDSTVI; this is translated from the coding sequence ATGAGTAGCCTGTTTAGACCGGAAAGCTTGGAAGCCAGGGAAAATGAACTCCTAGGCAGAGTCAGATCTTCGGTCCCTAGCTCCCTCAGATTTATTGCTGCCATGGCCTCGTTGCTATTCTTGGGAGTTGTGGTCTTTGTCTGCTTTGCAACTTATGCCCGTAAAATTGAAATCCAGGGCTATCTCGCGCCAGTAGGTGGCGATATGAAAGTGGTGGCTCCATCAAGCGGAACGCTCAAAGCGATCTATGTAAAAGTAGGAGGCGATAAAGTTAAAAAGGGAGATCTTCTGGCAGTCATTTCGTCAGAAATAACCAGCGAAAAAACAAATCAATTTCAGCTATTGCTGCGGAAGGCGCTGGCAGCGGGCAGACTCAACTTCCAAGTGCAACACCTCACAGAGCGTAGGGTGTTGCGATGGGAAGACAGTACAGTCATCTGA
- the pstB gene encoding phosphate ABC transporter ATP-binding protein PstB, whose protein sequence is MNDHHNTAPMHRIAMPAGHTALAPSPVKVAARGLDFYYDKYHALKGINIEVPEKRVTALIGPSGCGKSTLLRIFNRIYALYPKLEARGEVLLDGENILSPKYPMNRLRSKVGMVFQKPVPFPMTIFENVAYGIRHHEKLSKADMTDRVEHALRQGALWDEVKDKLGQSALGLSGGQQQRLCIARAVALRPDVLLLDEPTSALDPISTSRIEQLVEELKTDYTIVIVTHNMQQAARVSDYTAFMYLGDLIEHDRTEIIFSQPSKQQTEDYITGRFG, encoded by the coding sequence ATGAACGATCACCACAACACCGCACCGATGCACCGCATCGCCATGCCCGCCGGACACACCGCGCTGGCGCCATCGCCGGTCAAGGTGGCCGCGCGCGGCCTGGACTTCTATTACGACAAGTACCACGCGCTGAAGGGCATCAACATCGAGGTGCCGGAAAAGCGCGTCACCGCGCTGATCGGCCCGTCCGGCTGCGGCAAATCGACCCTGCTGCGCATCTTCAACCGCATCTATGCGCTGTATCCGAAGCTGGAGGCGCGCGGCGAGGTGCTGCTGGACGGCGAGAACATCCTGTCGCCGAAGTACCCGATGAACCGCCTGCGCAGCAAGGTCGGCATGGTGTTCCAGAAGCCGGTGCCGTTCCCGATGACCATCTTCGAGAACGTCGCCTACGGCATCCGCCACCACGAGAAGCTGTCCAAGGCGGACATGACCGATCGCGTCGAACACGCGCTGCGCCAGGGCGCGCTGTGGGACGAGGTCAAGGACAAGCTCGGGCAGAGCGCGCTGGGCCTGTCCGGCGGCCAGCAGCAGCGCCTGTGCATCGCCCGCGCGGTGGCCTTGCGCCCGGACGTGCTGCTGCTCGACGAGCCGACCTCGGCGCTGGATCCGATCTCCACCAGCCGCATCGAGCAGCTGGTCGAAGAGTTGAAGACCGACTACACCATCGTCATCGTCACCCACAACATGCAGCAGGCCGCGCGCGTGTCCGACTACACCGCCTTCATGTACCTGGGCGACCTGATCGAACACGACCGCACCGAGATCATCTTCTCGCAGCCCAGCAAGCAGCAGACCGAAGACTACATCACCGGCCGCTTCGGCTAA
- a CDS encoding TolC family protein has protein sequence MKIAAIFILSLLNSYAPCCIASSLSEIYQATRENNPQYAGFDSSVEVSKQELVGARAKFFPTANAFYTLDKENVEYRDVEFRGYSKSFSRGIQVAQKLFSAENIYAYRASKQSYEGARYQRDYNVNLLEESLIEAYLTSVLQAKIVDVYSRYEDAYAQALKITRRQYAGGYAAKVDTAQAESYYEYIAAQRLEYASDLDSSLHKLSRMSGLDLKEVGPFKESQNFSFVENRSLLAWYQLAQTHNSKLAYLERLIRTSAEKVKSARSARLPEVSLEATYSSVNFEQFSLSNDGRVRCWDKYVGINVSVPLFSGFLIESNIKTAESQRDLAVSNLEIEVAQIRNDISDYYAYISNSSKRLEASARSVAAAILSEELIGKGYKIGQRDFTDLAVAIGRRAECELQLAYARYNYLVAQVKLIATTRELGQQDMETISRILSY, from the coding sequence ATGAAAATCGCCGCGATATTTATATTATCACTACTGAATTCGTACGCTCCCTGCTGTATCGCATCGAGCCTTTCTGAAATTTATCAGGCTACTAGAGAGAATAACCCTCAATACGCTGGGTTTGATAGCTCTGTGGAAGTTTCCAAACAAGAATTAGTCGGAGCCCGGGCCAAATTTTTTCCGACTGCAAATGCGTTTTATACATTAGATAAGGAAAATGTAGAATACCGGGATGTCGAATTTCGTGGGTACTCTAAATCATTCTCGCGCGGCATCCAGGTTGCTCAGAAATTATTTTCTGCCGAAAATATATACGCCTATAGAGCTAGTAAGCAGTCTTACGAAGGTGCGCGCTATCAAAGGGACTATAACGTCAATTTGCTCGAGGAAAGCTTGATTGAGGCTTACCTGACTAGTGTTTTGCAGGCGAAGATTGTAGACGTATATTCCAGATACGAAGACGCATACGCGCAGGCTCTCAAGATCACAAGACGCCAATACGCAGGAGGATATGCTGCTAAAGTTGATACTGCCCAAGCCGAATCATATTATGAGTATATAGCTGCGCAAAGACTTGAGTATGCCAGTGATTTGGATTCGAGTTTGCATAAGCTAAGTCGAATGTCTGGGCTTGACCTTAAAGAAGTTGGCCCATTCAAGGAGAGCCAGAACTTCAGCTTTGTAGAGAATCGAAGCCTTTTAGCATGGTATCAACTTGCACAAACTCATAACTCTAAATTGGCTTACCTTGAGAGATTAATTCGAACATCCGCCGAAAAGGTGAAATCCGCGCGGTCTGCCCGCTTACCAGAAGTGAGCCTGGAGGCAACATACAGTTCTGTTAATTTCGAGCAATTTTCACTGAGCAACGACGGCCGTGTCAGATGCTGGGATAAATATGTCGGTATTAACGTAAGCGTGCCTTTGTTCTCAGGATTTTTAATTGAATCCAATATCAAAACAGCCGAAAGTCAAAGAGATTTGGCTGTTTCAAATTTAGAAATCGAGGTGGCGCAGATACGTAATGATATAAGTGACTACTACGCCTATATTTCTAATTCGAGTAAGCGACTTGAAGCGTCAGCGCGGTCTGTAGCTGCCGCCATTTTGTCTGAGGAGCTTATTGGTAAAGGTTACAAAATTGGTCAGCGAGATTTCACCGATCTAGCTGTAGCGATTGGCCGTCGGGCTGAATGCGAGCTTCAACTGGCATATGCGCGATACAATTACCTGGTAGCCCAAGTTAAGTTGATCGCAACGACGAGAGAGCTTGGACAGCAGGACATGGAAACAATTTCTCGAATTTTATCATACTGA
- the rnt gene encoding ribonuclease T produces the protein MNDRVDNPSQPLAVTPMSRRFRGYLPVVVDVETGGFDWNRHALLEIAVVPIEMDETGQLYPGATTGAHVVPAPGTAIDPKSLEVTGIILDHPFRFAKPEREALDHVFTPVRAAVKKYGCQRAILVGHNAHFDLNFLNATVARCGHKRNPFHPFSVFDTVTLAGIAYGQTVLARAVQAAGFDWNAADAHSAVYDTEQTARLFCKIANAWPAPQIG, from the coding sequence ATGAATGATCGCGTCGACAACCCGTCCCAGCCCCTTGCGGTCACCCCCATGTCGCGGCGATTCCGTGGCTATCTGCCGGTGGTGGTGGACGTGGAGACCGGCGGGTTCGACTGGAACCGGCACGCGCTGCTGGAGATCGCTGTGGTGCCGATCGAGATGGACGAGACCGGCCAGCTGTATCCCGGCGCCACCACCGGCGCGCACGTGGTGCCGGCCCCCGGTACCGCCATCGACCCGAAGTCGCTGGAAGTCACCGGCATCATCCTCGACCACCCGTTCCGCTTCGCCAAGCCCGAGCGCGAGGCGCTGGACCACGTGTTCACCCCGGTGCGCGCGGCGGTGAAGAAGTACGGCTGCCAGCGCGCGATCTTGGTCGGCCACAACGCCCACTTCGACCTGAACTTCCTCAACGCCACCGTGGCCCGCTGCGGCCACAAGCGCAACCCGTTCCACCCCTTCAGCGTGTTCGACACCGTGACCCTGGCCGGCATCGCCTACGGCCAGACCGTGCTGGCGCGCGCCGTGCAGGCCGCCGGCTTCGACTGGAACGCCGCCGACGCGCACAGCGCCGTCTACGACACCGAGCAGACCGCCCGCCTGTTCTGCAAGATCGCCAACGCCTGGCCGGCGCCGCAGATCGGTTGA
- the phoU gene encoding phosphate signaling complex protein PhoU, with product MNTQPNEHIVKSYDEEQHRIAAEIVRMGETAVAQLEAALDVVERRDDNAALRIVVNDEAIDALEHAISGDVMRLALRGPMARDLREILAGLRIPADIERIGDYAANVAKRSIALNTSPPMPQTLGLRQLGKLAAQQVREALRAYQSNDADAALRVRQGDALLDAQYTALFRELLTYMMEDPRNITPCTHLLFMAKNLERIGDHATNIAENVWFLVHGDQPLPPRDKRDETSTTSGI from the coding sequence ATGAACACCCAGCCGAACGAGCACATCGTGAAGAGCTACGACGAAGAACAGCACCGCATCGCCGCCGAAATCGTGCGCATGGGCGAGACCGCGGTGGCGCAGCTGGAAGCGGCCCTGGACGTGGTCGAGCGCCGCGACGACAACGCCGCGCTGCGCATCGTCGTCAACGACGAGGCGATCGACGCGCTCGAGCATGCGATCAGCGGCGACGTGATGCGGCTGGCGCTGCGTGGTCCGATGGCGCGCGACCTGCGCGAGATCCTGGCCGGCCTGCGCATCCCGGCCGACATCGAGCGCATCGGCGACTACGCGGCGAACGTGGCCAAGCGCTCGATCGCGCTGAACACCTCGCCGCCGATGCCGCAGACGCTGGGCCTGCGCCAGCTCGGCAAGCTGGCCGCGCAGCAGGTGCGCGAAGCGCTGCGCGCCTACCAGAGCAACGACGCCGACGCCGCACTGCGGGTGCGCCAGGGCGATGCGCTGCTGGACGCGCAGTACACCGCGCTGTTCCGCGAACTGCTGACCTACATGATGGAGGATCCGCGCAACATCACCCCGTGCACGCACCTGCTGTTCATGGCCAAGAACCTGGAGCGGATCGGCGACCACGCCACCAACATCGCCGAGAACGTGTGGTTCCTGGTGCATGGCGACCAGCCGCTGCCGCCGCGCGACAAGCGCGACGAAACCAGCACCACCTCGGGCATCTGA
- a CDS encoding DUF692 domain-containing protein, whose product MAAADSAPRLLPAASAGLGLRRGLLPELLQAPPAAFDFLECAPDNWIGVGGRLGAMLDTLCARHPLSCHGLSLSLGGVAPLDTELLQQTRQFLDRHKVALYSEHLSYSADDGQLYELLPLPFTDEAVRHAGARIAQAQDALGRRIAVENVSYYAAPGQALSEAQFVVAVLAEADCDLLLDVNNVCVNAANHGYDALAFLAAMPGARIASYHIAGHRDDAASALKIDTHGAAVAADVWDLLDAAYRLHGVRPTLLERDSQFPPLPDLLHEVQRIRDAQAQAVPFQAARVAHG is encoded by the coding sequence GTGGCGGCGGCTGATTCCGCGCCGCGCCTGCTGCCTGCGGCGAGCGCCGGACTCGGCCTGCGCCGCGGCCTGCTGCCGGAGCTGCTGCAGGCGCCGCCGGCGGCGTTCGATTTCCTGGAATGCGCGCCGGACAACTGGATCGGCGTCGGCGGCCGCCTGGGCGCGATGCTGGACACGCTGTGCGCGCGCCATCCGCTGAGCTGCCATGGCCTGTCGCTGTCGCTCGGCGGCGTGGCGCCATTGGACACGGAACTGCTGCAGCAGACCCGGCAATTCCTGGATCGGCACAAGGTCGCGCTGTACAGCGAACACCTGAGCTACAGCGCCGACGACGGCCAGCTCTACGAACTGCTGCCGCTGCCGTTCACCGACGAAGCGGTGCGCCATGCCGGCGCGCGCATCGCCCAGGCGCAGGATGCGCTGGGCCGGCGCATCGCGGTGGAGAACGTGTCCTACTACGCCGCGCCGGGCCAGGCGCTGAGCGAAGCGCAGTTCGTCGTCGCGGTGCTGGCCGAAGCCGATTGCGACCTGCTGCTGGACGTCAACAACGTCTGCGTCAACGCCGCCAACCATGGCTACGACGCCCTCGCCTTCCTCGCAGCGATGCCCGGCGCACGCATCGCCTCGTACCACATCGCCGGGCATCGCGACGACGCCGCCAGCGCGCTGAAGATCGATACCCATGGCGCGGCGGTGGCGGCCGATGTCTGGGATCTGCTCGACGCCGCCTACCGCCTGCACGGCGTGCGCCCGACCCTGCTGGAGCGCGACAGCCAGTTCCCGCCGCTGCCCGACCTGCTGCACGAGGTGCAACGCATCCGCGACGCGCAGGCGCAGGCCGTGCCGTTCCAGGCGGCACGGGTAGCGCATGGCTGA
- a CDS encoding DNA-binding domain-containing protein → MAESLHAQQFALALHLRDPQRHAPPPDIEPRRLAVYRALFFDNIAQLLASHFPVLHATLDGEAWHALLRAFCAEHRARTPLFPRVGGEFVSFLQQHRADAQRPWLAELAHYETVELEVQIDDAPLPPHDPHGDLLAGIPQLSPWLRLLRYRWPVQRIGPAWQPSAAPAQPTCLLARRDADGQVHFAELAPLAHALVERLRDGEHSGRALLLHLAAEHGQDPGVLLHDGTALLARLREQGSVLGTCLLA, encoded by the coding sequence ATGGCTGAATCGCTGCACGCGCAGCAGTTCGCGCTGGCCCTGCACCTGCGCGACCCGCAGCGGCACGCGCCGCCGCCGGACATCGAACCGCGGCGCCTGGCGGTGTACCGCGCGTTGTTCTTCGACAACATCGCGCAACTGCTCGCCTCGCACTTCCCGGTGCTGCACGCCACCCTCGACGGGGAGGCATGGCACGCATTGCTGCGCGCCTTCTGCGCCGAACACCGCGCCCGCACGCCGCTGTTCCCGCGTGTCGGTGGCGAGTTCGTAAGCTTCCTGCAGCAACACCGCGCGGATGCGCAGCGGCCGTGGCTGGCGGAGCTGGCGCACTACGAGACGGTCGAGCTGGAGGTGCAGATCGACGACGCACCGCTACCGCCGCACGACCCGCACGGCGACCTGCTCGCAGGCATTCCGCAGCTATCGCCGTGGCTGCGCCTGCTGCGCTATCGCTGGCCGGTGCAGCGCATCGGCCCGGCCTGGCAGCCGAGCGCAGCGCCCGCACAGCCGACCTGCCTGCTGGCGCGGCGCGATGCCGACGGCCAGGTGCACTTCGCCGAACTGGCGCCGCTGGCCCATGCACTGGTCGAGCGGCTGCGCGACGGCGAGCACAGCGGGCGCGCGCTGCTGCTGCACCTGGCCGCCGAGCACGGCCAGGACCCGGGCGTACTGCTGCACGACGGCACTGCGCTGCTTGCGCGCCTGCGCGAACAAGGCAGCGTGCTCGGCACCTGCCTGCTCGCCTGA
- a CDS encoding RcnB family protein: protein MPDHRKRGLKAPPRGHEWRRVDNQYVPIADATGVISGVIANSRRRRACGYHQAPLRRGLLVGGRRSAACGARRQRVRLADTAGVATPAPCPPAWRESACPSHRARPPPSPAPSCSAGWACLPPRWR from the coding sequence GTGCCCGACCACCGCAAGCGCGGCCTGAAGGCGCCGCCGCGTGGCCACGAGTGGCGCCGGGTCGACAACCAGTACGTGCCGATCGCCGACGCCACCGGCGTCATCAGCGGCGTCATCGCCAACAGCCGCCGCCGCCGCGCATGCGGCTATCACCAGGCCCCGCTTCGGCGGGGCCTTCTCGTTGGCGGACGGCGCAGCGCCGCATGCGGCGCACGGCGGCAGCGGGTACGCTTGGCGGACACGGCCGGCGTGGCGACGCCGGCACCCTGTCCACCTGCCTGGAGAGAATCCGCATGTCCATCCCATCGCGCCCGTCCACCGCCCTCGCCGGCGCCGTCCTGCTCGGCGGGTTGGGCCTGTCTGCCTCCGCGCTGGCGATGA
- a CDS encoding type II toxin-antitoxin system RelE/ParE family toxin, translating into MAEIVWSEPALADLDAIADYIALESPVAASELVKRIFDHVEQLVEHPDSGSRPQELGRSRYRQIVEPPCRVFYRHDGHKVFILHVMRSERLLRKGRLASRAKQAKV; encoded by the coding sequence ATGGCTGAAATAGTCTGGTCGGAGCCGGCGCTGGCCGATCTGGATGCGATTGCCGACTACATCGCCTTGGAAAGCCCGGTAGCGGCCTCGGAGCTTGTCAAACGCATCTTCGATCATGTCGAACAGCTTGTTGAGCACCCTGACAGTGGCAGCCGGCCGCAAGAGCTTGGGCGGTCCCGTTATCGCCAGATTGTTGAGCCCCCCTGTCGCGTGTTCTACCGACATGACGGGCACAAGGTCTTTATCTTGCATGTCATGCGCTCGGAACGCTTGCTGCGCAAGGGCAGGCTCGCATCCCGTGCCAAGCAGGCAAAGGTCTAG
- a CDS encoding IS5 family transposase (programmed frameshift) produces the protein MTLSLQHDASFDVHRKPTRRDVFLSQMDQVVPWAPLCACIAPFYPKVGASGGRPPVGLERMLRIHFLQQWYALSDPAVEEALYDVPAMRRFVGIDLGREAAPDETTMCKFRHLLEKHGLAEQLFAAVNAHLREHGLRLSSGTMVDATIIAAAPSTKNKARSRDGQMHQTRKGKQWYFGMKAHIGVDQRTGLVHHVVSTAANVADVTQTAHLLHGQEQHVFADAGYAGAATYAPADGRTFWVAEKRSKVKAIAHPGMRAITEELERAKASIRAAVEHPFGVLKRQFGYVKVRYKGLAKNAAQVTTLFALVNLWRARRTLLPVAGGVRLRTAQRRGAGQNAGDWM, from the exons ATGACCCTGTCGCTGCAGCACGATGCCAGCTTCGATGTGCACCGCAAGCCGACGCGGCGCGACGTGTTCCTGTCGCAGATGGATCAGGTGGTGCCGTGGGCGCCGCTGTGCGCGTGCATCGCGCCGTTCTATCCGAAGGTAGGAGCGAGCGGCGGCCGTCCGCCGGTGGGGCTGGAGCGGATGCTGCGGATCCATTTTCTGCAGCAGTGGTATGCGCTGAGCGATCCGGCGGTGGAAGAGGCGCTGTACGACGTGCCGGCGATGCGGCGGTTCGTGGGGATCGACCTGGGGCGCGAAGCGGCGCCGGACGAGACGACGATGTGCAAGTTCCGGCATCTGCTGGAGAAGCACGGATTGGCCGAACAGCTGTTTGCAGCGGTCAATGCTCACTTGCGCGAGCACGGCCTGCGGCTGTCGTCGGGGACGATGGTGGACGCAACGATCATCGCCGCGGCGCCGTCGACGAAGAACAAGGCGCGCTCGCGCGATGGGCAGATGCACCAGACCCGGAAAGGCAAGCAGTGGTACTTCGGAATGAAGGCGCACATCGGGGTGGACCAGCGCACGGGACTGGTGCACCACGTGGTGAGCACGGCGGCCAACGTGGCCGACGTGACCCAGACGGCGCATCTGCTGCATGGCCAGGAGCAGCATGTGTTCGCCGACGCGGGCTATGCGGGGGCGGCGACGTATGCGCCGGCCGACGGACGCACCTTCTGGGTTGCAGAGAAGCGCAGCAAGGTGAAGGCGATCGCGCACCCGGGGATGCGCGCAATCACCGAGGAACTGGAACGGGCCAAGGCTTCGATCCGGGCGGCGGTGGAACATCCGTTCGGGGTACTCAAGCGGCAGTTTGGCTACGTCAAGGTGCGCTACAAGGGCCTGGCCAAGAACGCGGCGCAGGTGACGACGCTGTTCGCGTTGGTCAATCTGTGGAGGGCGCGCAGGACATTGCTGCCGGTGGCA GGAGGGGTGCGCCTGCGGACCGCCCAAAGGCGGGGTGCGGGACAAAACGCGGGCGATTGGATGTAA
- a CDS encoding type II toxin-antitoxin system Phd/YefM family antitoxin, translating into MRTELVTTLKRQATELLADIERDKQPILITQHGLPSAYLVDVETYQLMQQRMAVLEGIARGEQAVAEGRVATHAEARKRLARWLK; encoded by the coding sequence ATGCGCACCGAACTCGTCACTACCCTCAAGCGCCAGGCCACTGAACTTCTCGCGGACATCGAGCGGGACAAGCAGCCTATCCTGATTACCCAGCATGGCCTGCCCAGTGCGTATCTGGTGGACGTCGAGACCTATCAGCTCATGCAGCAACGCATGGCGGTGCTGGAGGGTATTGCCCGCGGAGAACAAGCGGTCGCGGAGGGTCGCGTAGCAACCCATGCCGAAGCCAGGAAGCGCCTCGCGCGATGGCTGAAATAG